DNA sequence from the Euwallacea fornicatus isolate EFF26 chromosome 2, ASM4011564v1, whole genome shotgun sequence genome:
AACACAACTGCAGAAGATTTAACTCAAAGTAGAGGGGATAATTAGGGTTAATTAGAATAATCACTTAAtaggaatttgaatttattgcaGCTACACAATGCAGCAATATGACCCAGGGACAAATCAAGCCATGCGAGGATGAAAACGCCAAGCACAACCCTGGTATATGAGAAATTTCGCCTTAATTAATATCTTAATTAAATGctaattaattacaatttgaaaaatttcctaattttctcgaaaaaactaatattaattaggtggaATTAGGTATCATTAAGCTTAATGAAGCGTCATTAGGTCCGATTAAAACACTaatttgtcatattttttttcaatgactCGTAGAATTCTGCGATGATTTCTCCGAATTTCGATCTGCATATACAATTTTAGTATTAATTGATTATTGATTTAGTTAATAAAGAGTCTGGATTAACAATAATAGTCCAAATCGATATAAAATGttaacaaatgataatttttgtgagttatttagaaaatagctgaaattaaaatttctaatttgtaATTAGTTGTAATTACACATAATTAAACAGTAAGAATCATTAGGGCTCTTATGTCTCAAATTTGCTTTCAGGAACAGTCACAAGCGTTTTGCCGTTGGCAAAAGAAGCAGCTACTGAGgtgattaataattattatcaaattttcgtATAATTTATGGAGTTTTAGAGCCTTAATTTGACGAAAGAGCAATTCTTGGACGTGGATGATATTCTAATGGGCATGCTCCCCAGAGACGTGGTCGTGAAATCGCTCTCCACCGCTCggggaataattaaaaatggtcTTAAGTCTGCAAGATACGacgtaaaattacaaataacgtttaaaacattattacgACCCGCAGAATTAATTTTGTAGGTtaatttggtgaattttctttcATCCACCTACAACAGCAGTGCAGAGTCTTGGATGCTTTTCACAGAAATGAGCAatttaatcaagaaattaaaGTACAATACCGCCTGTCAACCACTTCCCGCCGAGCTCAAAACGTATCTGAAAACCATCACAAAAAACGAGATGGATGATCCCATGGCTAAGCTCAAGGAAATGAATGAAATCGGTTTGATAATACACATGTTCTCATTTTTGCTTACTACTTTTAACTTCTGCGCAGCCTTCGATATTCACCAGAGCGACTACGTCTTCCACTCTGAGCAAAACGACAAAATCTACGAAAAGGCGCAGGTGCTACGCGATCTTTTGAGGAAATACGAAAATTTGCCTCCTGATGACAAGAAGAGGGTGGAGTCCGTGAAGAAGTACATCGACTCGCATCTCGCCATGATCGAGCAGATGGGCGGGGACAAGACGGGAGAGCCTTCAGCTACGCCCATTGCGAAACATTCGAGCACGCAGCCCAAAGACGAGAAAGGTGTAATGGGCGTGTGCATAAAGGGTGTGACTTAAAACTACGTGGTTTGCAGAAATCAGCGCCCTTGAGGTAGATGAGGAGATGAAGTTGCAGGGTAACATGAAGGAGAAGGGGACGGCATTCACTTCGCCGCAGTTCGGAAAGTTGGTTAAAGCTGTCAGGTGACAGACAAGAAtctaattttcctaatttttttcagagaaATTTAGTCAATGaattataatttgttaattataattaGCATTATCGAAATACATTTGCAGGAATGTGAGAACCGGCAGACAGGTAATTAAACGAATTGGGGAAATTTACGGAAAGAACAATCTAGATAAGTCCGAGGAAGATCTGATTAGAAATAAAGATAAGGGCTTCGAATCGCCTCGAATAATTAACTTTTAAGTCCATTTAGATTGTTTTTATGTCTACTTTTAgattacatttgaaaatatagaTCGATACACTAACCCATCTTTAGTTGTTGCTTGTCAGGCGGGTTCACATGCGGTTTTAGTCTATTATCTCTGTAAATGctctaataaattaaaaatagtccGAGGTAAAAGTTATATATCCAAATTCTCaacaatttcgtttttcttcatgaggaatttcgatttttacttGATGCACATTTTCAAATGATTTATAGAATCAACCATCCAATTCTACTTGCACCGAGTGCAAGTGACGGTGGTTCATGTGATCCTCACGTTACCTACTCCAAGTTAAACGAGATTTATCGTTGAATAGTTGTGATTCTAACTGCTTCCAATACTCCGATTTTCTTTGGAGCTGCCTAATTGAAACGCATTTCTTAGAAGTGAGTGTCTTTAGAATGAGTGTGTTCTATTCTCTTAATTCTAACCATTCATGATTTACATTGAATTTGAGCTCACAGTAACTTTTCATAATGTAGAGGTGTTGAGAAATTATGTACTAGGTGTAAGTGTGTCTCCATTACAACACCCCTCTTAATAGCCATGAAGAACTAAAGAGAGCAAGCAGAATTTATGATGGATCTAGACTACCTATCAGGTGTGAGTATGTTATCACTGTAGAACTACATTACGCGTGAGTGATTCATCACGATTAAGAGGAGCAATCAGAACTCCTAGTGAATGGtgaatattcattttaatacatcgaaaaaatactttgaacGAATAATTACAGTTGAGTGTGTGCATGGAAACAATTTGTGTAAACTGAGGTGATCAGGGTCGGTGCTTCAATAAGGTCGCGTTCAGATATTACGCTCGGAGTTTGAGTGTCACAGTGGTCACGTTCACCATATTCGAAGCAAGTAGGATTGCTGAAGTAATTTTTGGACTTAAATGCTCCCAAATATGTGATCTTGAGATCTGTCTCCGCTACACAgggaagaataaaaaaatgccttaAGACGGCAAAATACAATCTAAAATTGTACAGCTAGAGATATTCTCTGCATCGTTTTTGTCCATAAAATTCcgtttaaatttgcaaaagacATTTGGCAGTATCGCTGACATGGGAGCTCGTCGCCACATCACATTTGGCGTATTTTTTCCCTAGATAAGCGCGCCCACGCCAATTGGACTGAAATTTATGTAAACTAATGAGAATTCACGGCGCAATGACGCCATTTAAACCTTGTCTATGTCACCTAAAAACCGAAGTTTATGGCACTAGTTACCGAACAGAGACGACCGCAAAGTTGGCCAATTTGCATGAAAAAGTTGCCCCTCAAATGCAGGAAACGCATTCGTTTTTTCTCTACCACATTtgtgataatttaaaaagtttgttcTTCAAGTTTTATGGAGTTTAGGTCTGCGCAACAACGCTTATCGATAATGGAATTATGATAAACGCCGGCCTGGTGGGCAACATGACACTCATGGAAATTATTGCCGTCCTAAATGACCTGAATATAATTTCGTCTGTGTCGACGTCCATGGACGTCCAGGACAGATGCGCTTTAACCACGGCTCGCAGGAAATTCATTACTAGTATCGATTGCAGCGTCAATTACTGATGATACCTTTGCCCGTCTGAAACGACACGGCTTATTAGAATTGATTTATGGATCCACTTACCaatgaaattaatcaaaaagtaataaataggGCGTCGATAGTTTGGCTCCTCTCTAGTGGCTCCACCTACACCAGGTACAGATGCCTGTACACCGTTTCAATTATTAGTGtgcaattgaaaatatctaacaTTTGAGGCAAACTTGCCGAACTGATAGCGAACTAAAAGGAACTTCAAACATTTTCGTGAATGCAGGTCGAAGAATCGGCAGCAATTCTAATCATCCTTGGCGAAACTAcaagtaattgaaaatattacccTTAAATTCCGTTAAGCGTCACACAATGTGTTAACAGTTTTGCGCCTCTCTAGCAGTTTTAGGGGTTTTCAAATGCGGTTCATCATTTCTAGTTACACCGCTACAAGTTTTTGATTTCTAAGAATGGTTTATGAAGAGTGGACACTAATAACTAAATGAGAatccaataattaaaatcgagAAACATTAATGAGTACGAGCTCGATtattatcgagctgcaaaaaATTGACTATTCGGGAAGCTCGACGTCACTCTCTACGTAATTAAAGTATAGCGAaagttcaatatttaaaatataaattacagGTCACCAGTGTCGATCCTCTTTAGTGCTTTTAggtcttttcaaattaagcGCATTGGTTTTGGTTCCAACGCTGGCAGTTCTAGATATTTCAGGTGTAATTTCAGACCTCTATTaggtagcttcggcaaataactCCAAGTGGACGGGGAAATGTTCTTGGCGAGAATAggttaaattgaaaagtctaatatttaaaatcgttaaaaaggCGCAAAGATAAAATCGATAGTTTAGCGCCTCTCTAGGGATTTTAGGCTTTTTCAAATGCGGAAGATCAGTTACGGTTCGACTCCACGTAGTTCTCAGTATTCCAAGAGTGAGTGAGTGCTCATACGAGATTCGCACCTTCAATGAAATGGGATGAATGCATTAAGGGTAATCACCCGCCGGGTTTCAATCACGTTTCAATATCTAGCGGCTCTCAATTAAGAGGTTATTAGCCATGCGTTATTCAGCCATTAATCTCAACGTTATTAATCTGTATTTACATTCACGACACATACGGTCAGTGCGATTGACGGACGAACAATTGCTTTACGACTGATTCGACTGGTAATGGTAACTACCCGGTAATTACCGCACATGTGTCGTCGGTTTTTAAGGGCAAATTCGGGGCTTGTTTCAGCATTTCGAGAGGGGCGAAAACGCGTCATTTTTCAAGAGCAACATGATCGAGCGGTCTACCAAGGCGTTGTTCTCATCGGTTGGCCATTTTCTAACCCTTTCTGTCACTCTCCCTTTCCCGGCCGACAGCCGCAATTAATCTTGTCCCGGTGATCGATTTGCCCTCGGAGAGCCTCCGCTTTTATTGCTACATTATTTCGCCATTTTTTACCTAAGAACTTGAGGCTTTCAGATTGTTCGAGACATTATTAATGACCTCGTTGGGacttcataaaaattattcccgATGAGCCTATCTGTGGCGCCATGCTCTCGAATTTAACCTCGAACTACTTCGCGCCATCTCCCGTGTGACGTCACTCAGAGTATCACTTTGGGCAGGTGTTTGTGGAACTTATGCAAGTTATCAGCGGTTTTTGCGATTGCATTTGCGGTTTTAAAACAAGAATCATTTGGGACATGCATGTTGTTGTTTTGGCCTGCAAACATGCGCCCCTAAAGCGTATTTTGTGGCAATTTCCAACGAGTGCTCCTAAATCTCCAGCGGTGGCGCTCGCGGTCTCCCAGATAGCacttttaaaatgataaacaaCCGAAATTCAGCGGCGCCTCACTGCGACACACCgccaaataaataatattattaatatataaagAGGGCTTTTAAATAGCTCTTGTAATTGGTTTCGTAATTAGGGCGCATTCCTTTGCACCTGAGATCCGAATTGCCCCAGCAGCTCTTTGGCTCCCTTCCTGTCTCAAACATTTATCGACTCCAGAGAACATCCCTAGTACGCACTCGAAACAGGCGCTTTCGAATGGCTGTTTCTGTGGGGTGATTTATCATTGTTTTAAACCTCCCAAGGATGTACCGCAATCTTTTAAGTCCACATAATTGCGTCACGATCGGTCAGATCGAGGGGAACcgcaaaaaaaatccaatcaAAAATCTGACATTCAATTAAGTCGAGAATGTGCCGTCCAAATGacgtcttcgaaatttatcgacgatcgATGCTGAAGGCTATTTTTTATTGTCCACGACATGAACACGAGAAAACTTCCTTCATTTGCCGCTTAAGGGGGAGAAAGTTATTTCAATCGAggtattgttaaattttgtcCTCCTTGGGAAAGAAGTTTCCGTAGTGTCTGCATTCATGGAAAACTTGCTTTACAGCTGAATGGAATGCTCTACGCGCCCTCTAAACACTGCAGAAATGTGTCATTAATCAATCATTATGAGGTCTCTACACACTCACCCCGAATGCGTAGTTCCTAATCTCGATCATTTCCACATATTAACGAACTGTTTCGAATTACTCTGTAATCACCAGTTTCAGACACAACGTTGAGTCGATACAAATTCTCATCTTTAGTTGCCAAGTGACATTTATCGAGTTGTCAATTTCGGTTCGACCAAAGTTCTCAGTGCTCCACTTAACGACCTCATAATCTGATAACACACCCACCCCAAGTGTAATTAAAACTGGTTTTAATTACTCTCTAATCAGTTCTAAATGCAAAATTGCCTCGCGGAATCACATAtcttgttgtcgaaattttgattctcTCAGGTGAATTAACAGAGCATGGTGCCGCCTTAACCAACTACTGCTTTTAGAGGCGATTTCTTATCGACACATAGGTCGATAATCAGACGaatttaaattagagaaaGACCCATTTTCCGGCAcgtaaaatcaattatttacgTGAACTGAGCATCTTGAAAACCTATAGGGCTGGGGCGGCCCCCCAATTAGAGGATGCCAATAGATCAGGCCCGTTTGAAAGGGCTCAGGTGGCGCATTTGCATAATGCTCCAAAGTGGCTCGAGCTGGCTTTCTGGCGAACGCTAATTGAAATCACTatatttgcaattaaaaacaacCGCCTGGTAATTACCAGGTTGATTTACTGACTTAGATGCAGGCGCCAAAGcacccccctccccccccccaCCACCCTAAAGATCACGtcaaaattaaactaaaagaatacaataaaaattcaatcagAGCGAACCATTTTGGTACCACAGTTAAGAAATCAAAATTGGTCAAGATCGTATAGCAATGCTCTGCAATTTTCTGTTTCAATGACCTGAAATTGGAACCAACATGATTCAATGCACGATACCACAAAGCGTTCGGGCCCACGTAAAAATGGTACTAATAACAATTGTCCTTATTGTGATGTGTAGTTTTAATGCTCTAGTGAAAAGCGATGATTTAGACGATGACTACATTGACAGTGAGTAGGTGCAATCTAATCGTACCAACATACATAGATTTCTTGGCGTAGGTTTGCCGGATGTACGCTGTAGACTTCCGGAAGTGAAGGGTTTCTGCAAGGCTTTGATAATGAGGTGGAGCTACGACCCGAGAACCCGTAAATGCAAGCAGTTTGTTTTTGGAGGGTGCTCTAAGCGGATAACCAACAATTTCCCTTCAAAAAAAACTTGCATGGACACTTGTTCAGGTACCAGTTTGTCTTGATTTTGTTTCAATGGGAGTGTCATCATATTTTGTTTCAGACGTGTGGTGATCCGGCATatcaaaatgtttgttttattatttatttaaataaattgttaaaaagtaCTAAGTTAAGTTATTTAAACACCACACCTGGTGTTAAGAACGCTTCGAAAGTCCCTAAGGTGCGTTCAGCAACTCGGGTATGAGTGCGCTGCATAGCTAGACAGCTGTCTTATGTGTTATTTCCATATAAGGTCGTTTtatatagttttaaaataaactgaaagTGATACTCATCGCCACAGGGAAGGCGCTTACGTAAGACAAAAGTGGGGAAATGAACACGGCAGCCTATCGGGCAGGAAGCACATTGTCTCGCAGAAACAAAGCCGCAACGTTGGCTTCGATGCGGCCCTACGGGGAAAACTTTCACAttgtatttagtttttaatgcttcattacaaatttcaaaacagcGAGAACGATCGAAATATTAGGAATGGTCAGAAATCTACTCCACATACACCGGGTGCCGCATCTGCTAATGCTCTCCTCTTTTTGCAAAgagttaattaaagttttgttCATATAAATATCACGGAAGAAGGCGAAACAAACGCAAAGGAAACAGGAACAGGATAATCTCTTTTGGGAACTTTTCAAGCGGAGCCAGGCCTAACCGGAGATTTAGTGACTTTGCCTCATTTTCCCGAAATAATTCcctgaaataataaaacaggATGCAACACCTGAGCCTCTGTGTATCTCCCTCTTGTAACGCGCCCGCAATGctaaaatcttttttattattttatcaagtTAGTCTATTTGAGTTTGATTGTCATGACTACACCTACACTTAGTAGGTTTATGAATCTCACTCACACCGAATGCATTCTGGAACTACACTATGTTAACAAACCAGGTTTAGTGGTTCTGtcaatatttccaaatatcAAAATGGAGAGTTTACAAAGGAATAAGTCGCACTATGTTCTAAATGCTCCACTGAACCAGTAATGTCCGAACATTTGCCAAAACATTCACACCAAAAGTAAATTTCCCGAAGACCTTTCTATTCACACCGTTTTCACGTTATGTATTGCTTTCGAGATTCCTTGATAccattaaatacttttttgcttCACAGTCACATTGCTGGAGAAGCTTTTAACTCGGGAAAGTtcagaaattattgaaaacttttaacaCACTCACACTTGGTCTGAGATCTCAGAAAGTACTCTCTTAATACACACACGAAGTGTCACGTATCAAGTAGACCTAGGTGTCAAGCCTAGTTCGCTTTTAAGACCCTCACACCTCAGTGTTAGTTCTGTCTACGCCACAACCATTCTTGGACAGAAACGCGCTAAGAAACTTTACAGAGTGCATTCTCACTCCGTATTCAAGGAAAGTGTGTTTATAGCAGCGAGTTCACAAATTGTACTGTGGGTGTAACTGTATTATGGTTTGTGATGTTTGAAAGCCCCTAATGAGGCTCTACAGGTGTTCCTATTAGGAGAAATACAGAATTCAATACATTAAGTATTTCTCCCTCACTCAAGTCACAGACACCCCAAATAAATACAAGCGTCAAACTTAGTTCCAGAATTGATTCTGATTGCTCCAAAAGTGTACATTGCACGGAAttaagtttagaaactttATTCTTGTGTCACTGTATTCTCAGTTcctactcaattttttttatttttgtttgtgagaGGGATTGTGAATAAAAGCCATGTTTAGAAATTACTCTCTAGGTGAGAGTGTACGAGGTGTCGAAGCTAGTGACGTTCGGTGTTGGAATATTGACATTTAAAAGCACCTAATGAGGAACACTAGACATGCGCGCATCCGTCAAAGTAGGTGGCGCTGGAGTTTATTTGCTTGTTGATTGGTACATGTCGTTATCGTTTGAAAACGCCCTATTCCCCgagtgttttttaattaaaaataaagcgtTTCCActggaaaaaaggaaaagttcGGTTAATTATCTATTTCGTTCCATCGCAGGAAACGCACACCTATCACGTATGTACTAGCGTCAAGTTTAGTTTCAGATTTAGTTCTGATTGCTCCGCTATCGTGCACTGCACAGAGACAGGATCAAAAGTTTATCTCCCGATGTGAGTGCATTGTGTGCATTGAGTGTAATATGAGCTGGATTAATAGACGCGCCTTCGGAAATTACGCTCCCGATGGAGTGTGCGTGtgtaacatgtttttttactACTACTATCACCAGGGATGTGCGCTCGTATCGACGGAAGTGTAGATGtcgctgttttttttttcagtgtgTTCTGATTGATAGATGGCGTTGTTTGTTTCGCGCCCCTTATCCCCTGTGTGACGAAAACGAACCGTTTCCACTCGGGGAGCGGCAAAATTCAGTAAATTAAATCCTTCTCCTTCGTTCGTAACACATACCTTTCGGTATCGcaattattcattttcgaCGATGAATAAACGTTCCGGTTTCGGCGCCTGCAAAATAAGCAATCCCGCTGTTCGACGCGGGATTTCTAAACATTCTCCCGGAAGTTATCCGACGCATTTAATAAGGTGGAACGGAGTTATGAAACGCCCGCTGCTGCTGTTGCTCCGCAGTCGATATTTTATCGCATTAGTTATATTAAATCGCAAGAATTCGCATAATTAAGAACGGAGCGGGTCCGCGCATATGAACGGCGGCTGCAAATTTCCCATATTACCCCGCCGGCTTGACATCTTCGCCTGCATGTTTCCAGCCTTCGGATTGTCCATAAAACTCTCTCGGCTGCGGGATTTCGCATTCCGGATTAAGATACTGCGATGGCCCGTCAGGTCAAAACCAACACCAAAATGCAGGAAAAAACATccctttattgttttttacagACCTAAATGTGGAAATCAAACCTTAAAGCCTATGCGCAGTTCTTCTGTAGCTCGGCGCGCAGCTTCTTCTGTAGCTCTGCGCGCAGCCTCATCGCTCGCCTTACGTAGCGGCCACAcaactggaaaaaaaatatgcatgAAGATCTAAAATTCGCTCAAAACCCCTCAAGTAGCTAACAACAACTAGAACCTCAATACTCACTTGGTAGTACCTTTTTCCTGATCGCAAACAGTACCGTCTTCGCACGTAGAATATCCAAAATCATACTTAACGCACCATAAGAAGTACCAGCATGTTTGGTAAGTCTTATCGTTGATGCAGTGAATACCTTTGGAACCACAACCTGCAAAACGCGGTACCACCGTTTTTCTCCTTATCGAGGTTATTTCGTTTTACTTACGTACCAGAATTGGGAGTTGCAGGTGCTATGGTAGTGGTACTGGTGGCGGTATCGGTGGTGGTACCCTTAACGGTGCAACTGAAACAAAATCAAAGATTGCGCAATCAGTTTCGGCTACCAGAAGTCTTCTAATCATAGTACTTCTGAGAACTGGTGTCATCACACACAGTGCCATTCGGACATGTGTAATAGATATAGTTCACCCACAACCAGGAATTTGAGCAGGTCTGGTAGGTGGTATCATTCAAGCAGTAAATGGTGTATGACCCGCATTTAGCTATAACCACGGACTGCTATTATAccgaaactaaaattttacccCCAACTTACGTGTGGTGACCACGGGAGCAATTGTGGTGTCCACAGGAGCAATTGTGGTGACCGATGCTGTCGGGGTAGTGGACACTACGCAGCTGCAACCAAATTTCTAAGTGTCGCTCTTTTTGCAACCAGAACTTACCCAATTTCCTGATCGCAAACATAACCAGGGTCGCAAGAGTAGTACTGTGAACTGTATTTGGCCGTCCACAAGAACCACCAACAGGTTTGATAGATGGAGTCGTCCAAACAGCGAATACCCGCATTACCACACGCTATAGAGTATTCCAATGTGACTAAAACACAGTAATGCTTAAGAGTGAGGCTCACCTGAAGCTGAAGCTGAAGCTGCTGTGGTGGTACTGATTGTagttgtgaaggtagttgtgtTTGTCAGGCACCTGGAGACACgaaataataagaaatctTTTAGATCAACTTGGTACCGGTAAAGATGGTACCAAGGGTAGAGAAAGTTGGGACTTAAGTAGTTCACAACCAAAACTaattttagtttaacaaatcatTAGCAGATGTCGCTTGATCAGGAGATCATGGttctataaaatatattattaatttcttcttaATTTTATGAAGTACCACTTTCAGAAGTGAGACAAACATTATTAAATCACACAACATATCCAGGATGCAAACACTTATGTACTATGCCTAACACTTTTATAATAGTACTATTTCTATAAATAGGACATCTCCATTGAAATATCCTTAAGGAGCTTATAT
Encoded proteins:
- the LOC136345763 gene encoding uncharacterized protein; the encoded protein is MHNSLVITCFLVALLLPLANTQSCGAKGIYCLNETTYQTCWYVLFWTKYSSEYYTCEDGTYCDQDVGNSRCLTNTTTFTTTISTTTAASASASACGNAGIRCLDDSIYQTCWWFLWTAKYSSQYYSCDPGYVCDQEIGCVVSTTPTASVTTIAPVDTTIAPVVTTPKCGSYTIYCLNDTTYQTCSNSWLWVNYIYYTCPNGTVCDDTSSQNCTVKGTTTDTATSTTTIAPATPNSGCGSKGIHCINDKTYQTCWYFLWCVKYDFGYSTCEDGTVCDQEKGTTNCVAAT